The Vibrio ishigakensis genome has a window encoding:
- a CDS encoding alpha-amylase: protein MKLTQIGLLVAGICASGSLLAEPNITISTSTTSRDFPISADQPLVVPLNKEQYIFKVTGIEGECSAPEEQKVRFNRPLGINCGADTELPFNIRFAGDYAITYDDQAQTISVKRQPKKAAKKEFVRPIPQVSCEVFTDKPVSIDVAGTFQDGTELVESFSGQTAEVKDGKVSLNPSRSNGGVMLLEKAGSEPSKEEALDWRNANIYFVMVDRFNNGDSSNDQSYGRQKDGKEEIGTFHGGDLKGVIEKLDYIQSLGTDAIWLSPIVEQVHGFVGGGNKGSFPFYGYHGYWARDFTKIDQNFGNDEDLKTLVTEAHKRGIKVMLDAVVNHPGYATVADIQHDKLNVLKGSAKGQDLTQWKPEPGKNWHSVNDLVDYQNDNWSQWWGKDWVRTGLPGYDSPGSSDKTLTLAGLPDFKTESEKLVTPPQWLIDNPGTRVVAKENYRVADYLVEWQTDWVKRFGIDAFRVDTVKHVEGEVWLDLKAKASERLAEWQKANNRKQEPFWMMGEVWGHSPYRSPYADEGFDALINFDMQKKLDKGAACFSSMSDTYANYSKEIQDNPGYTPVSYMSSHDTELFFSRFKSFEMQRDAASALLLSPGAIQVYYGDEVARDIGPYADDFHQGTRSDMVWKLDKDREALLDHWQTLGQFRQRHPSVGGGVHTDLAQEHGFAFSRTLDDDAVVVYFAGK from the coding sequence ATGAAGTTAACTCAAATCGGCCTTTTAGTTGCCGGGATCTGTGCCAGTGGTTCGCTGCTAGCAGAGCCTAACATTACAATTTCAACCTCGACCACCAGTCGAGATTTCCCAATCTCAGCAGATCAGCCTTTAGTTGTACCCTTAAATAAAGAGCAATACATATTTAAGGTTACTGGTATTGAGGGTGAGTGCTCCGCTCCAGAAGAACAAAAAGTGCGATTTAATCGCCCCCTTGGCATCAACTGTGGCGCAGACACGGAACTTCCTTTCAATATCCGCTTTGCCGGTGATTACGCCATTACCTACGATGACCAAGCTCAAACCATTTCAGTAAAGCGCCAACCTAAAAAGGCAGCCAAGAAAGAGTTCGTGCGCCCTATTCCACAGGTAAGCTGTGAAGTATTTACCGACAAACCAGTGAGCATCGATGTTGCTGGCACCTTCCAAGATGGCACTGAGCTGGTTGAATCATTCAGCGGTCAAACCGCTGAAGTAAAAGATGGCAAAGTCAGCCTAAATCCAAGTCGTAGCAACGGCGGTGTAATGCTGTTAGAAAAAGCAGGTTCCGAGCCAAGCAAAGAAGAAGCTCTGGACTGGCGCAACGCTAACATCTACTTCGTGATGGTGGACAGGTTCAATAATGGCGACAGCAGTAACGACCAAAGCTATGGTCGTCAAAAGGATGGGAAAGAAGAGATCGGCACCTTCCACGGCGGTGACCTTAAAGGCGTAATTGAAAAGCTCGATTACATCCAATCACTGGGTACCGACGCTATCTGGCTATCCCCGATCGTTGAGCAGGTACATGGCTTTGTGGGTGGCGGTAACAAGGGTTCATTCCCGTTCTACGGCTATCACGGCTATTGGGCACGTGACTTCACTAAGATCGACCAAAACTTTGGTAATGACGAAGACCTAAAAACCCTAGTTACTGAAGCTCATAAGCGCGGTATTAAGGTAATGCTAGATGCGGTAGTGAACCACCCAGGCTATGCAACGGTTGCTGATATTCAGCATGACAAACTCAATGTGCTAAAAGGCTCAGCCAAGGGGCAAGATCTGACCCAATGGAAACCAGAACCTGGCAAGAACTGGCACTCAGTGAATGACCTAGTAGATTACCAAAATGACAACTGGTCACAGTGGTGGGGCAAGGATTGGGTTCGTACCGGATTACCTGGCTATGACAGCCCAGGAAGTAGCGATAAAACTCTAACCCTAGCTGGCTTGCCAGACTTTAAAACAGAATCAGAAAAACTTGTTACCCCACCACAATGGCTAATTGATAACCCAGGCACTCGTGTTGTTGCGAAAGAGAACTATCGCGTGGCGGATTATCTAGTTGAGTGGCAAACCGACTGGGTGAAGCGCTTCGGTATCGATGCCTTCCGCGTGGATACAGTAAAACATGTTGAAGGTGAGGTTTGGCTAGACCTTAAAGCTAAGGCAAGCGAACGACTAGCTGAGTGGCAGAAAGCCAATAATCGTAAACAAGAGCCATTCTGGATGATGGGTGAGGTTTGGGGACACTCTCCATATCGCTCTCCATACGCTGATGAAGGCTTCGATGCTCTGATCAACTTTGATATGCAGAAGAAGCTAGACAAAGGTGCGGCGTGTTTCTCATCTATGTCAGATACCTATGCGAACTACAGCAAGGAAATCCAAGATAACCCCGGCTACACACCAGTGAGCTATATGTCCTCACACGATACTGAGCTGTTCTTCTCTCGCTTTAAGTCGTTTGAGATGCAACGTGATGCCGCTAGCGCATTGCTGCTCTCACCGGGGGCAATTCAGGTTTACTACGGTGATGAAGTCGCTCGCGATATCGGTCCGTATGCTGACGATTTCCATCAGGGGACCCGCTCAGATATGGTGTGGAAACTAGATAAAGATCGTGAAGCACTTCTTGATCATTGGCAGACTCTAGGACAGTTCCGTCAAAGACACCCTTCAGTGGGTGGCGGCGTACACACTGACCTTGCTCAGGAGCACGGTTTCGCCTTCTCTAGAACCTTGGATGATGATGCAGTGGTTGTATACTTTGCAGGCAAATAG
- a CDS encoding YHS domain-containing (seleno)protein — translation MPALALEPVYSDFFGKAIQGYDPVAYFTESKPVEGSKKHKYEWNDATWYFASEKNRNAFKADPEKFAPQYGGYCAWAVSQGYTAKIDPNAWHIHDGKLYLNYNKSIQAKWQRDIPGNIAKGDRNWPQLLTQ, via the coding sequence ATGCCGGCACTGGCACTAGAGCCTGTCTACAGTGATTTCTTTGGTAAAGCGATTCAAGGCTATGACCCAGTGGCTTATTTTACTGAGAGCAAACCAGTAGAGGGCAGTAAGAAGCACAAGTATGAATGGAATGATGCGACTTGGTATTTCGCCTCCGAGAAAAACCGAAATGCCTTTAAGGCCGACCCTGAAAAGTTTGCCCCTCAATACGGAGGCTATTGTGCTTGGGCGGTGAGTCAGGGCTATACCGCTAAGATTGACCCAAATGCTTGGCATATCCATGACGGTAAGCTTTACCTGAATTACAACAAATCCATTCAAGCCAAGTGGCAAAGAGATATACCCGGCAATATTGCCAAGGGTGATAGAAATTGGCCTCAGCTTCTTACCCAATAA
- a CDS encoding DUF6279 family lipoprotein has translation MTKLSRILVILLACITLSACTAKLVYRNLDWVVLEFVESYVSLNGDQEELLEMQLEDFASWHKRTELPKYQQQLQSLYNKDLSTVDNDFLVGQQQEFRSHIKSLAARITPDLYLLSRSLSDEQRAEFIKNLDEQQKEYMEEYSEMSESDIRERYLERIDKNLRRWLGDISSEQRQIAREWAQNIEITYQDWGMYRLNTRDRIKTLFARKDDPFFYQSEFTELMNQPERDYSDELLGKLERNRATANQSILAILSTVSDRQKMHFKSEIQDWLELVKDLQE, from the coding sequence ATGACAAAGCTATCTCGCATTCTGGTCATCTTGTTGGCCTGTATTACACTAAGCGCCTGTACTGCCAAATTGGTCTATCGAAACCTAGACTGGGTGGTGCTTGAGTTTGTTGAGAGCTATGTCAGCCTTAATGGCGACCAAGAAGAACTGCTTGAGATGCAGTTGGAGGACTTCGCCTCATGGCATAAACGCACCGAACTCCCTAAATACCAGCAGCAACTGCAGTCTCTCTACAACAAAGACCTCTCTACCGTCGACAATGATTTTCTTGTTGGACAACAACAAGAGTTTCGCTCGCATATCAAAAGCCTTGCAGCACGTATTACCCCCGATCTTTATCTCTTGTCTCGCTCTCTTTCTGATGAACAAAGAGCCGAATTTATAAAAAATTTGGACGAGCAACAGAAGGAGTATATGGAAGAGTATTCGGAAATGAGTGAGTCGGATATTCGTGAGAGATATCTGGAGCGCATTGATAAAAATTTGCGTCGCTGGCTAGGGGATATTTCATCAGAGCAGAGACAAATTGCCCGTGAATGGGCGCAAAATATAGAAATAACCTATCAAGATTGGGGTATGTATCGACTCAATACCCGAGACCGAATTAAAACCCTGTTCGCACGCAAGGACGATCCATTTTTCTACCAGAGTGAGTTTACCGAGCTAATGAATCAGCCAGAGCGTGACTACTCTGACGAGCTTCTAGGGAAATTAGAGCGAAACCGCGCCACAGCCAACCAGAGTATCCTTGCTATACTTTCAACTGTATCGGATAGGCAAAAGATGCACTTCAAGAGCGAGATACAAGACTGGCTAGAGTTAGTAAAAGATCTACAGGAGTAA
- a CDS encoding NCS2 family permease, with protein sequence MSDNTSTQDNNTPTSGGWLDKRFLISQRGSNVRRELVAGLTTFLAMVYSVIVVPSMLGAAGFDQGSVFIATCLVAAFGSLLMGFWANLPMAIGCAISLTAFTAFSLVLGQGVSIPVALGAVFLMGVVFTAITVTGVRQWILTNLPYGIAHGTGIGIGLFLLLIAASGVGLVIKNPVAGLPVTLGEFTSFPVLMSVLGLAAIFGLEKRGVPGGILLVIIAISVFGLIFDPNVTYQGFFALPSFGGENSLIGSMDIMGALSPLVLPSVLALVMTAIFDATGTIRAVAGQANLLDKKGNIIDGGKALTSDSVSSIVSGAVGGAPAAVYIESAAGTAAGGKTGLTAVVVGVLFLLLLFVAPISYLVPAYATAPALMYVGLLMLGNVRKLDFDDSVDALSGLVCAVFIVLTGNIVTGIMLGFLCLLVGRLVSGEWKKLNLGVVLITIVLVVFYAGGWAI encoded by the coding sequence ATGTCCGATAACACATCAACTCAGGACAACAACACTCCAACCAGTGGTGGTTGGCTAGATAAGCGTTTTCTTATTTCACAGCGTGGCAGTAACGTTCGTCGCGAATTGGTAGCCGGTCTAACAACCTTCCTAGCCATGGTTTATTCGGTGATCGTAGTACCGAGTATGCTTGGTGCTGCAGGCTTTGATCAGGGCTCAGTATTTATCGCAACCTGTTTGGTAGCGGCCTTTGGTTCTCTTCTGATGGGCTTTTGGGCAAACCTTCCAATGGCAATTGGTTGTGCTATCTCGCTTACTGCCTTTACCGCATTTAGCCTAGTGTTGGGGCAGGGTGTATCGATTCCTGTTGCTCTTGGCGCCGTATTCTTGATGGGTGTAGTGTTTACCGCAATTACTGTAACCGGTGTGCGTCAGTGGATTCTGACTAACCTGCCATACGGCATCGCTCATGGTACAGGTATTGGTATCGGTCTGTTCCTTCTTCTTATTGCAGCGAGCGGTGTAGGTCTGGTGATCAAGAACCCAGTTGCTGGCCTTCCTGTAACCCTTGGTGAGTTCACGTCTTTCCCTGTATTGATGTCTGTTCTTGGTCTGGCAGCTATCTTTGGCCTGGAAAAGCGTGGCGTACCTGGCGGTATCCTTCTGGTTATCATTGCTATTTCAGTATTCGGTCTTATCTTCGATCCAAACGTTACCTATCAAGGCTTCTTTGCTCTGCCTTCGTTCGGTGGTGAAAACTCACTGATTGGTTCAATGGACATCATGGGTGCGCTAAGCCCACTGGTTCTGCCAAGTGTTCTTGCGCTTGTAATGACGGCTATCTTTGATGCAACCGGCACGATCCGCGCAGTTGCAGGCCAAGCTAACCTTCTGGACAAGAAAGGTAACATCATCGATGGTGGTAAGGCGCTTACCTCTGACTCAGTATCAAGCATCGTTTCTGGTGCTGTAGGTGGCGCTCCAGCGGCGGTATATATCGAGTCTGCTGCAGGTACGGCTGCTGGTGGTAAAACTGGTCTTACAGCAGTTGTAGTTGGTGTTCTGTTCCTACTACTCCTGTTCGTAGCACCAATCAGCTATCTAGTTCCTGCTTATGCGACAGCCCCTGCACTCATGTATGTTGGCTTGCTAATGCTAGGCAATGTTCGCAAGCTAGATTTTGACGATTCAGTAGACGCCCTTTCTGGCCTTGTGTGTGCGGTATTCATCGTACTAACCGGTAACATCGTAACCGGCATTATGCTTGGCTTCCTATGTTTGCTAGTAGGTCGTCTAGTATCAGGTGAGTGGAAGAAGCTAAACCTTGGTGTGGTGCTTATCACTATCGTGCTAGTAGTCTTCTACGCTGGTGGTTGGGCTATTTAA
- a CDS encoding BCCT family transporter, which produces MSQTTDKYSIENTDYSVGQDNIQKWGFDVHNPVFGFSAGLIILFLVALLVVDPATAKAALDGAKWQIIGNFDTLFMWSGNIFLIFCIGLVLSPFGKIRIGGADAKPEHSNISWIAMLFAAGMGIGLMFWGVAEPVAYFTGWFETPLGVEAYSEEAKRAALGATMFHWGLHPWAIYAVVALSMAFFAFNKGLPLSIRSVFYPLLGDRTWGWFGHIIDILAVLATLFGLATSLGLGAQQAASGLGHVFGLEANIGLQLGIIAFVTTLAIVSVIRGINGGVKVLSNVNLIAAFALLVFVIIAGFSIFFDSLTTTLTGYVENMLPLMNPYGREDEAWMHGWTVFYWAWWISWSPCVGMFIARVSKGRTVREFISAVIIIPTLITLVWMSAFGGMAIDQVVNKVGELGQNGLSDITLSLFYAYEAMPMSSILSVMSIVLIMVFFITSSDSASLVIDSITAGGKVDAPIPQRIFWASTEGAIAAALLWIGGTEAIQALQAGTISTGLPFTIILLVMCVSLVMGMKTELEHKKYDYAPA; this is translated from the coding sequence ATGAGTCAAACGACTGACAAATATAGTATTGAAAACACCGACTATTCCGTCGGACAAGATAACATTCAAAAATGGGGCTTTGATGTCCACAATCCGGTCTTCGGATTCAGCGCTGGGTTAATTATTCTTTTCCTAGTCGCCCTGCTGGTAGTCGACCCAGCAACTGCAAAAGCCGCCCTTGATGGAGCCAAATGGCAGATCATCGGCAACTTCGACACCCTCTTCATGTGGTCCGGTAACATCTTCCTGATCTTCTGTATCGGCCTAGTCCTTTCCCCTTTCGGTAAAATTCGCATCGGTGGCGCTGACGCCAAACCCGAGCACTCCAATATCTCATGGATCGCTATGCTATTTGCGGCGGGTATGGGTATCGGTCTGATGTTTTGGGGCGTTGCTGAACCTGTTGCCTACTTCACTGGTTGGTTCGAGACTCCACTGGGCGTTGAAGCTTACTCAGAGGAAGCAAAGCGTGCTGCACTTGGCGCGACTATGTTCCACTGGGGCCTGCACCCTTGGGCTATTTATGCTGTAGTGGCACTGTCGATGGCGTTCTTCGCCTTCAACAAGGGCCTGCCACTTTCCATCCGTTCTGTGTTCTACCCACTACTTGGCGATAGAACCTGGGGCTGGTTTGGTCACATCATTGATATTCTAGCGGTACTGGCGACCCTATTTGGTCTTGCTACATCTCTAGGTCTTGGCGCACAACAGGCGGCAAGTGGTCTTGGTCATGTATTTGGTCTTGAGGCTAACATCGGCTTGCAACTAGGCATTATTGCCTTTGTTACCACGCTAGCTATCGTTTCAGTTATCCGAGGCATCAATGGCGGTGTTAAGGTTCTGAGTAACGTAAACCTGATTGCAGCGTTTGCACTGTTGGTTTTCGTGATCATCGCTGGCTTCTCTATCTTCTTCGATTCTCTGACCACAACATTGACTGGCTATGTCGAAAATATGCTGCCATTGATGAACCCATATGGTCGTGAAGATGAAGCTTGGATGCACGGCTGGACTGTATTCTACTGGGCTTGGTGGATCTCTTGGTCACCATGTGTAGGTATGTTCATCGCACGTGTATCTAAAGGTCGTACCGTACGTGAGTTCATCAGTGCCGTGATCATCATCCCTACCCTAATCACCCTGGTTTGGATGTCAGCATTCGGCGGTATGGCAATCGATCAGGTTGTGAATAAGGTCGGTGAGCTAGGTCAGAACGGTCTATCGGATATCACTCTGTCGCTGTTCTACGCCTATGAAGCAATGCCAATGAGTTCAATCCTGTCAGTGATGTCTATCGTGCTGATCATGGTGTTCTTTATCACCTCATCGGATTCAGCATCGCTGGTAATCGACAGTATTACAGCTGGCGGTAAGGTAGATGCACCAATCCCACAACGTATCTTCTGGGCGTCAACAGAGGGTGCAATTGCAGCAGCTCTGCTGTGGATTGGTGGTACGGAAGCAATTCAGGCTCTACAGGCGGGTACTATCTCAACTGGCCTGCCGTTCACCATCATCTTGCTAGTGATGTGTGTCAGCTTGGTTATGGGTATGAAGACCGAGCTAGAGCATAAGAAATACGATTACGCGCCCGCGTAA
- a CDS encoding siderophore-interacting protein: MNRKKPTPKHLTVVSSERVSPNMQRITLQGEALTNFPADCEGSYIKFLFDSAGNAIHEMVEGERPVMRTYTIRKFMPEASSIEVDFVRHITKDLQCGFAARWADNAKAGDNVSIMGPGPIADIDMAADWFFMVADMTALPALSAKIKTLPRDAKGYAVIKVQQSDDIQEIEAPTGFKFTWLVEEDSLSESAEAQPWLDGSPFVWVACDFDSMRELRQYFRNEKEIDKDSIYISSYWKQGVSEDGHKAIKQEDAKSSGY; encoded by the coding sequence ATGAATAGAAAAAAGCCGACGCCAAAGCACCTTACCGTGGTTAGCTCAGAACGTGTCTCTCCAAATATGCAAAGAATTACCCTTCAAGGTGAAGCCCTAACCAACTTCCCTGCCGATTGCGAAGGAAGTTACATCAAGTTCTTGTTCGATAGTGCAGGCAATGCCATACATGAAATGGTAGAAGGTGAGCGCCCTGTCATGCGCACCTACACCATTCGCAAGTTCATGCCTGAGGCAAGCAGTATCGAGGTGGATTTCGTGCGCCACATTACCAAGGATCTGCAGTGTGGCTTTGCCGCTCGTTGGGCTGACAATGCTAAAGCAGGGGATAATGTCAGTATCATGGGACCAGGCCCAATTGCCGATATTGATATGGCAGCGGATTGGTTCTTTATGGTCGCGGATATGACTGCACTTCCCGCGCTTTCTGCCAAGATAAAAACCTTACCTCGCGATGCCAAAGGCTACGCTGTTATTAAGGTTCAACAGAGTGACGACATTCAAGAGATTGAAGCGCCAACGGGTTTCAAGTTCACTTGGCTAGTTGAAGAGGATTCTTTATCCGAAAGCGCTGAAGCCCAACCTTGGCTAGATGGCTCGCCGTTTGTTTGGGTAGCGTGTGACTTCGACTCTATGCGCGAATTGCGTCAGTACTTTAGAAACGAGAAAGAGATAGATAAGGACAGCATCTATATCAGTAGTTACTGGAAACAGGGCGTTTCAGAGGATGGCCACAAAGCGATTAAGCAGGAAGATGCTAAGAGTAGTGGGTATTGA
- a CDS encoding efflux RND transporter periplasmic adaptor subunit produces the protein MKKTLLAVSLASSLFLVGCSEPQQKAGGGMVPKVVLEQVTVIDHQPSKAYVGRVSALEDADITAQVSGYLKERHFREGQMVEKGQLLYTIEPSSFEAQVASAKASVAQAEATLKRADSEFARAKNLLPKGSISKSEYDNREAEKLGAIAQLEAAKAQLQLAEVNLSHTKIEAPFSGRISDSNVSIGDLLSPSSGTLTTLVSLDPIHATFQLSERERLAMGAENFQGDGKSDRAAVEVSLILENNTEHPHKGELDFVGNRIDLNTGTIPVRASVPNPEQTLLPGQHIKVEIASVATQPAIVIPRRAVQTDIAGDFVMIVTEGNVAERRNVELGVQTSQGIIVSTGLGENDNVIVSGLQRVRNGVTVQPEEAPAEQAE, from the coding sequence ATGAAAAAAACGTTATTAGCGGTTAGCTTGGCTAGCAGTCTGTTCTTGGTCGGATGTAGTGAACCGCAACAGAAAGCTGGCGGCGGCATGGTTCCAAAGGTTGTTTTGGAACAAGTTACAGTTATCGACCATCAGCCAAGTAAGGCATATGTTGGGCGAGTCTCTGCGCTTGAAGATGCAGACATTACCGCACAGGTATCAGGCTATCTTAAAGAGCGTCACTTCCGTGAAGGACAAATGGTAGAAAAGGGCCAACTTCTTTACACTATTGAGCCATCTTCTTTTGAAGCACAAGTAGCAAGCGCTAAGGCGTCTGTTGCTCAGGCTGAAGCGACATTAAAGCGCGCTGATAGCGAGTTCGCCCGTGCTAAGAATCTTTTGCCAAAAGGCAGCATCTCAAAGTCTGAATACGATAACCGCGAAGCTGAAAAGCTAGGTGCAATTGCTCAGCTAGAAGCGGCAAAAGCTCAGCTTCAACTGGCTGAGGTTAACCTGTCTCATACCAAGATTGAGGCACCTTTCTCAGGCCGTATTTCAGATAGCAACGTAAGTATCGGTGACCTTTTGTCTCCATCTTCCGGTACTCTAACCACGCTAGTAAGCCTTGACCCGATCCACGCTACCTTCCAATTAAGTGAGCGTGAGCGTCTGGCTATGGGTGCAGAAAATTTCCAAGGTGATGGTAAGTCTGATCGTGCTGCGGTTGAGGTTAGCCTTATCCTAGAAAACAACACCGAGCACCCACACAAGGGTGAGCTTGATTTCGTGGGTAACCGAATCGACCTAAACACGGGTACTATCCCAGTGCGTGCCTCTGTTCCTAACCCAGAGCAAACACTGCTCCCTGGCCAGCATATCAAGGTTGAGATCGCTTCTGTTGCAACCCAGCCAGCTATCGTGATCCCTCGCCGTGCGGTTCAAACGGATATCGCAGGTGATTTCGTGATGATAGTAACCGAGGGCAATGTGGCTGAGCGTCGCAACGTAGAGCTTGGCGTACAAACCTCTCAAGGCATCATCGTGAGCACTGGCCTTGGTGAGAACGATAACGTAATCGTAAGTGGCCTACAGCGCGTGCGTAACGGCGTGACTGTACAGCCAGAAGAAGCTCCGGCAGAGCAGGCGGAGTAA
- a CDS encoding aldo/keto reductase, with protein sequence MVNKVTMAPQGPQFSELVQGYWRLVDWNMSAQERLTFLKKHIELGVTTVDHADIYGNYECDRLFGEAVALDKSVRDQIEIVTKCNIMLCGDKTPERKVNHYNSSKEHIIASAENSLKNLQVDNIDVLLLHRADVLMNADEVAEAFAQLKADGKVNHFGVSNFTPRGFELLQSRLDAPLVTNQVEINPLNFEVAHDGTLDLMQTVRTRPMAWSCLGGGSIFTGSTEQAERVRAELELLKEELGASSIDQVIYAWVRKLPSNPLPIIGSGKIERVETAVESLKLEMTNEQWYRVWIASKGHGVP encoded by the coding sequence ATGGTGAACAAAGTAACTATGGCGCCGCAAGGTCCACAGTTCTCAGAACTGGTACAGGGCTACTGGCGTTTAGTGGATTGGAATATGTCAGCGCAAGAACGCCTGACTTTTCTGAAAAAGCATATCGAGCTTGGAGTAACGACTGTCGATCACGCAGACATCTACGGCAACTATGAGTGTGATCGTCTGTTCGGTGAAGCGGTAGCTTTAGACAAAAGCGTGCGCGATCAGATTGAGATAGTGACTAAGTGCAACATCATGCTTTGCGGTGACAAGACGCCAGAGCGTAAGGTTAACCACTACAACTCAAGCAAAGAGCACATCATTGCGTCTGCAGAGAACTCACTTAAAAACTTGCAGGTGGATAACATCGATGTGCTTCTTCTGCACCGCGCCGATGTATTGATGAATGCCGATGAAGTGGCAGAGGCGTTCGCTCAGCTTAAAGCTGACGGCAAGGTGAATCATTTTGGTGTGTCGAACTTCACTCCGCGCGGTTTTGAACTGCTTCAGTCTCGCTTGGATGCGCCGCTTGTGACCAATCAGGTTGAGATCAACCCGCTTAACTTCGAGGTTGCTCACGATGGTACTCTAGACCTGATGCAGACGGTACGTACTCGCCCTATGGCGTGGTCTTGCCTTGGTGGTGGTAGCATCTTTACCGGTTCTACCGAGCAAGCAGAGCGTGTTCGTGCAGAGCTTGAGCTTCTTAAAGAAGAACTAGGTGCGAGCAGTATCGATCAGGTTATCTATGCCTGGGTTCGTAAACTACCTTCAAACCCGTTGCCTATCATTGGCTCAGGTAAGATCGAGCGCGTGGAAACGGCGGTTGAGTCACTCAAGCTAGAGATGACCAATGAGCAGTGGTATCGCGTGTGGATCGCCTCGAAAGGTCACGGTGTGCCATAA
- a CDS encoding cytochrome b: protein MSLDITSSQASPKSSSGLSKPTIALHWAVAISFLVVICIGVYMVDMPRGPEKGEMIGLHKSLGVLVLALASIRVAWRFKEGKIKSVAKLDAVKQKAADAVHGLLLLATIAMPLSGAIMSVAGGRSLDFFGLELIAAGDKNESLQSIAHTFHVNAPYLIYAILVLHLAAAIKHHFIDKDATLKRMLGKG, encoded by the coding sequence ATGTCGCTAGATATTACTTCAAGCCAAGCTAGCCCAAAGTCTAGTTCAGGCTTATCCAAACCCACTATCGCACTACACTGGGCTGTCGCTATCTCATTCTTGGTCGTTATTTGTATTGGCGTATATATGGTCGATATGCCAAGAGGACCAGAAAAAGGAGAAATGATTGGTCTGCACAAATCATTGGGTGTGCTTGTTCTTGCTCTTGCCTCGATACGAGTAGCTTGGCGCTTTAAAGAAGGGAAAATAAAGTCTGTAGCAAAGCTTGATGCAGTGAAACAAAAAGCGGCGGACGCTGTGCACGGTTTATTGCTATTGGCAACAATCGCTATGCCTCTATCTGGTGCAATAATGAGTGTTGCGGGCGGCCGGAGCTTGGACTTCTTTGGACTAGAACTTATTGCGGCTGGTGATAAGAATGAGAGTCTGCAAAGCATCGCTCATACTTTCCACGTCAATGCACCCTATCTTATCTATGCCATTTTGGTGCTACATCTCGCAGCGGCAATCAAGCATCACTTTATCGATAAAGATGCCACTCTAAAACGCATGTTAGGCAAAGGCTAA